Below is a window of Acidobacteriota bacterium DNA.
TATTTCACTCACTCTATTGCTGCGCCTTACCAATTCGCTCAACCGCTTTCTGGGCTTCGGTGCGAACACCTTCGTCTGCATCCTGGAGGCAATCAACGACTGATGACAACACTGGTTCGGCTGGTGGGCCAATACGCCCGAGCGCCTGAACGGCTCGCAAACGAACAACAGCTTCTTTGTCTTTTAAACCGGGAACAATTAAGAGAAAGGTTTCTGGTCCGATTTTCCCAAGCGCTTCCGCGGCTCGTGCCCGGATATTTTTGTCTTCGTGTTGTTTGAGTGTTTTTGAGAGTATGGGAATTGCTTCTTTCGCCCCGGCGCCAATTCGTCCCATGATAAAGATTGCAACCGGAGCAGCTTCTTTTTCGGTTAAAACTTCAATCAGTGCCGGAACGGCTGGTTTGCCGATAGCCGCCAGTTTGTTACTGGCTTCGACTCGAAGTGACTCGTCCTTGCTTTTGAGATGATTGATGAGTTCTGGAATTTGGGCTTCAAGGTTTTCAGATGGCTCTTGTGCAACGGTGGGTGATGCGGAAAAAAGAGCTAAACTCATTCCCCATAAAAGCGTCAAAAGCACCCTTCCTGGGTTCTTGCCTTTCAAACATCGCATGATCCCTCCTTTTCACCGAAGAGAAACAACTTTATCTCATTGTGCCTGGTTGAATTGTGTTTGGTTACGATCTGGCAGGATATCAGCTAGTTTAGAGGAAATTTTCACGGGTTGCGATGCTCGATTTTGAATTATTGAAAGAAGATTCCCGAATTCATGCCGAAGTACTTTGCACAGCCTTGACTTCACTGGCATACCATCCCAATTTGAGCCACCAGCGAGTCATCACCACCATCTGATGCGTCACAATACCCAGTCCAACCAAAAACCAGTTGTGGGGTGAAATGGAAAACGAGACCTGAGCGAGCAGGAAATGGCCAACCAGCGTTATCACCAGCATCAGACCAAACACTCCGATCAACTTTTGCCAGTGACGCACAATCAACACAAGGGTTGGAATAATTTGACGCGTCACCCAGGTCTGGCGAGTCAGGACAATTCGAACCCTGAGGTAGTCCAGAAACAGGTGAATCCCGACCAGGCTCAATACTGCCAGCAGGTATACCATCATCCGCAAGAAGCGCACCTGAGGCTCATTGGCTGAAGTCTCAGCATACTGTGAAATGAGTCGCCATCCTAAAAATCCAAGACAGATCAAAAGGCTGTGAAAAAAGACTGATATCAACGCAACTCGAATAAAAGCCCCAAAGGAAGCCGCGCAGTTGGTGAGAAAACCAGGGTTCCGGGTTCCGGGTTCCAAACCCAGGGTTCCGGGTTCCGGGTTCTGGGTTCCGAGTTCCGTTTCCCAATTGGTGCTGTTCACCGCTTCACCACTGATGAGCGGTTCTGGACTCATTGCCTGCTCTGAATTTCCAAGATCTGATCCGGAACCCGGAACCCGGAACCCGGAACCCTGGTTTGCAAACCCGGAACCCTGTTTTTCTGGATCAACAAACAGTCCAATCAACCCGCCGGTCAGGTAGATCCCACAAACCCAATACAGAAGGCCGACAACCATCAGTCCACCCATGAACAGGGCACCATACTGGGATATCAGTTCTGGAAAATGAGCGACTTCGGCCAGCCAGGCCGCGTCCAGATCCGATTGAAGCAACCGGTCCGCCATTTCTGAATGGCCGTTCAACCGATTCAATAACCAGTAGATTGGAAAAGCCACCAGGGTTGAGGCACACCAGGTAGCCAGCATCAGGATCAAGAGCAACCGCCAGTGTCGGGCGGCCTGAACCAAAGAGTCGCTTACAATGCGAAACATAACACTTCCTGTAAAAGAAAAATCAGGCGAGAAACAAGATTTACGGTACCGACCTGGGAGGGATTCACCACATAGCTGTTGTTAAACCAGTCAACGTCCAGCATCAGTTTATGGTCAGGGTCAACCACCACGGACTGAAGTGGTGCTGACCGCTCGACCACAAATCGCTTTTCGGCTGCTTTCCCATCCCACATTTCACGCAACCGGCTGCCATCTGTAAATCGGAATTCGACCTCCACCGGCATCACCGCTTCGCCTTTACGAACAACGGTGACCTCCGTGGCAAACTGGGTTCCGGCACCTGTGGTTTTGGCGGATTGAATCGCATAGTCAAGCACCACCGTGTCACGAAAGTATTGCTGAAAAAACCATTCGAGATTCTGCCCGGCAACCTCTGAAGCGACATCGAAAAAATCCTGGGCAGTTGGATGCTTAAAGCGCCAGCGTTCAAAGTAGGTTTTTAATATCCGATTCATCATCGGTGTTCCCAGATAGCGTTCCAGCATCTCAAGCGTCAGTGCCGGTCGAGGATAAGAATTGAAATAGTAACTCGCCCACGGATCATCGGCTTTGTATTTCCACCCCTGGGTCATAATTGGATCGTATTTGACGGTGTTTGGAGTCAAGGTGACCCGGTTGAACGACCAGACATCCCACCGGACCGGCAATCTGACAATGGGTTGTCCAACCAACCGAAACCACATCGCGGTTTGGTCTTTATAAAACGCTTCCATCAATTTGCGTTCGGTAAAAGAGGTAAAGCCTTCATCCAGCCACGATTCTTCAAATTCGTTGCTGGCTACCATGCCATACCAGTATTGGTGGGCAAATTCGTGAACGGTGACGACTTCTGGCGATGCTTCAAACAAGGCTTCGTCATCCATCACGCGATAGAGCGTGCCGCAGGTAATCAGGGTTGGGTATTCCATCCCACCTGAGCCGTCAGCCTGATATGCCGGATCAATTATCGTCAGGGTTTGATAGGGATAGTCGCCATAGGTCAAACCACAGTACTGCAAGCTGTTTTTAACGGCTGCAAAATGGCGGTCTTTCTGGGCCAGATGCGAAGGCTGGAGCAAAAGCTTGAGTTTGACTTCGGGAAGGTCTGGATGACGGAACGTGTCTTCAAATTCAAGAAAATCAGGTGATGCCGCCCAGGCAAAGTCATGCACGTCCGCCTGGACATACCGATATGCCGTCTGGCCTCCGGGTCGGGTTTCTTTTGATT
It encodes the following:
- a CDS encoding HEAT repeat domain-containing protein; protein product: MRCLKGKNPGRVLLTLLWGMSLALFSASPTVAQEPSENLEAQIPELINHLKSKDESLRVEASNKLAAIGKPAVPALIEVLTEKEAAPVAIFIMGRIGAGAKEAIPILSKTLKQHEDKNIRARAAEALGKIGPETFLLIVPGLKDKEAVVRLRAVQALGRIGPPAEPVLSSVVDCLQDADEGVRTEAQKAVERIGKAQQ
- a CDS encoding M1 family metallopeptidase; translated protein: MRRIWLFFGLGLIVLIGNWHSINAREPQLSDRVVAYQIEAVLDPVAKHIKGKEILRWRNPSDAPVNELQFHLYLNAFRDQKSTFMVESGGQLRGDYLKSGKFGSIDVLSLRTSDGEDLLPRAEFIAPDDGNRDDRTVWRIPLTQPVGPHQEITLSMEFLSKLPRVFARTGYQGNYFLVAQWFPKLGVYEPAGLRRRTTAGWNCHQFHANTEFYADFGTYDVTFVVPENYKVGATGVLQSKETRPGGQTAYRYVQADVHDFAWAASPDFLEFEDTFRHPDLPEVKLKLLLQPSHLAQKDRHFAAVKNSLQYCGLTYGDYPYQTLTIIDPAYQADGSGGMEYPTLITCGTLYRVMDDEALFEASPEVVTVHEFAHQYWYGMVASNEFEESWLDEGFTSFTERKLMEAFYKDQTAMWFRLVGQPIVRLPVRWDVWSFNRVTLTPNTVKYDPIMTQGWKYKADDPWASYYFNSYPRPALTLEMLERYLGTPMMNRILKTYFERWRFKHPTAQDFFDVASEVAGQNLEWFFQQYFRDTVVLDYAIQSAKTTGAGTQFATEVTVVRKGEAVMPVEVEFRFTDGSRLREMWDGKAAEKRFVVERSAPLQSVVVDPDHKLMLDVDWFNNSYVVNPSQVGTVNLVSRLIFLLQEVLCFAL